Proteins from a genomic interval of Nitrospina gracilis Nb-211:
- a CDS encoding TRAP transporter substrate-binding protein: MFFSNRNDGNANSPAPRTKRTRFLCVACGILASLLFALVMWTVEATPVHAQTFIKLSTLAPEGSSWMNRMNELAAEVEKATNGEVAFKFYPGGVSGDEIDVIRKMRIGQVHAAGFTGVGLGEILPEVRVLDLPFLFENDREIEHVYDRMTDYFSEQFEKEGYILLGWVPVGWVHFFSQKPIEQVGDLHDKKAWMWEGDPLVQETYKHLDVTPLPMSVTDVLLSLQTGMLDTIYSSPVGALALQWYTKVGYMSELSMANATGGVLMSKRQFRKLSVPHQKAVREISARHLKKLVQQVQKDNDKAIEVMKKNGLKVVPMPLDAERQKFFEVGEKVRKGLVGKLFDQKLLDMVLGHLNEIRS, encoded by the coding sequence ATGTTCTTTTCTAATCGAAACGACGGCAATGCAAACTCCCCAGCGCCCCGCACGAAACGTACGCGGTTTCTGTGCGTCGCCTGCGGCATTCTGGCGTCCCTGTTGTTTGCGCTGGTGATGTGGACCGTAGAGGCCACGCCGGTTCACGCCCAGACCTTCATCAAATTATCCACGCTGGCGCCGGAAGGGTCGTCGTGGATGAACCGCATGAATGAACTGGCGGCGGAAGTGGAGAAGGCGACGAACGGCGAGGTGGCCTTCAAGTTTTATCCGGGCGGCGTGTCGGGTGACGAAATCGACGTCATCCGCAAGATGCGCATCGGCCAGGTGCACGCCGCGGGCTTCACCGGCGTGGGGCTGGGAGAAATCCTGCCGGAGGTGCGCGTGCTTGACTTGCCGTTTCTGTTTGAGAACGACAGGGAAATCGAACACGTCTATGACCGCATGACGGATTATTTCTCCGAACAGTTCGAGAAGGAAGGCTACATTCTGCTTGGCTGGGTGCCGGTCGGCTGGGTTCATTTCTTTTCGCAGAAACCGATCGAACAGGTCGGCGACCTGCACGATAAAAAAGCCTGGATGTGGGAAGGCGATCCGCTGGTGCAGGAAACCTACAAGCACCTGGACGTCACGCCGCTTCCCATGTCCGTCACCGATGTCCTGCTTTCGTTGCAGACCGGTATGCTGGACACTATTTACAGTTCGCCTGTGGGCGCGCTGGCCTTGCAGTGGTATACGAAAGTGGGTTACATGTCGGAACTGAGCATGGCCAATGCCACCGGTGGGGTACTCATGTCCAAACGCCAGTTTCGCAAACTGTCCGTCCCGCATCAGAAAGCGGTGCGGGAGATCAGTGCCAGACATCTGAAAAAGCTGGTTCAGCAGGTGCAGAAGGACAACGATAAGGCCATTGAGGTGATGAAGAAAAACGGGCTGAAGGTGGTGCCCATGCCCTTGGATGCCGAGCGGCAGAAGTTTTTTGAAGTCGGAGAGAAAGTGCGGAAAGGCCTTGTCGGCAAACTGTTCGATCAGAAATTGCTGGACATGGTCCTCGGCCACCTCAACGAAATCCGCTCCTGA
- a CDS encoding TRAP transporter TatT component family protein, protein MAYRLLALAIILFLLQACTPRQMVLRMASPLFEGQAAALNEEPDPKLAESAIPASLKMLEGLVKADPENASYHRKLAEGFCGYAFSFIEGKDNRRASNLYLRGRDHAVRSLVLSGAPENLTQLPPDEFKAALQGLDREQLSGLFWTGQCWGAWLMFNLTDMEALVAFPKVEAAMRQVLEWDETYYHAGPHLFFGGFYGARSPMLGGRPEQARQHFERALELTERKYLIIQVMYAKTLAVQTQDKELFTKLLNEVVEAPEGAPPDQRLANEVARLKAKQLLEDVDVLF, encoded by the coding sequence ATGGCATACCGATTACTCGCATTGGCGATCATTCTGTTTCTTCTCCAGGCCTGCACCCCGCGCCAGATGGTTCTCCGCATGGCGTCCCCTCTGTTTGAAGGACAGGCAGCGGCCCTCAACGAAGAGCCCGACCCCAAGTTGGCTGAAAGCGCCATTCCCGCCAGTCTCAAGATGCTGGAAGGGCTGGTGAAGGCCGATCCCGAAAACGCCTCGTATCATCGCAAACTGGCGGAAGGTTTCTGCGGTTACGCCTTCAGCTTTATCGAGGGTAAGGACAACCGCCGTGCTTCCAACCTGTATCTGCGCGGACGCGACCACGCCGTGCGGTCGCTCGTCCTGAGCGGTGCGCCGGAAAACCTGACGCAACTGCCGCCGGACGAGTTCAAGGCGGCGTTGCAGGGACTGGACCGGGAACAGCTCTCCGGCCTGTTCTGGACGGGCCAGTGCTGGGGGGCGTGGCTGATGTTCAACCTGACAGACATGGAAGCCCTCGTGGCATTCCCGAAGGTGGAAGCGGCCATGCGTCAGGTGCTGGAGTGGGACGAGACATACTATCACGCTGGACCGCATTTGTTTTTCGGTGGATTTTACGGCGCGCGTTCGCCCATGCTGGGCGGCAGGCCGGAGCAGGCGCGGCAACATTTTGAGCGCGCGCTTGAATTAACGGAGCGCAAATATCTCATCATTCAGGTGATGTACGCCAAAACGCTGGCGGTGCAGACGCAGGACAAGGAACTGTTCACTAAACTTTTGAATGAAGTGGTCGAGGCACCGGAGGGCGCGCCCCCCGACCAGCGTCTCGCCAACGAAGTGGCGCGTCTGAAAGCGAAACAACTTCTGGAGGATGTGGATGTTCTTTTCTAA
- a CDS encoding MBL fold metallo-hydrolase: MPSPLLSHHIEEKILKALEMARPEDLQDEASRRNFVDTLPEHVRGCYGGNSACVQLEVGGKNLVFDCGTGLRVLGLDLMEREFQKGRGEVNIFLSHTHWDHIMGLPFFLPLFTKGNRIRFYGVHKDIGERLMNQQDPRYFPVAFSSFTADVEVLTLDGKQSVVLGDEADPITVTWKEMDHPGMSFSYRVEYRGKSVVYATDAEYKKLSPDSLKPTIDFFRDADLLVFDSQYTFIEGVEKEDWGHSSTFIGVDIALEASVRNLAFYHHEPTYSDFKLVNILDKTRKYLAAIGGESPLNCFLAREGKTFDLLAE; encoded by the coding sequence TTGCCTTCCCCGTTGTTGAGTCACCATATCGAGGAAAAAATCCTGAAGGCCCTGGAGATGGCCAGGCCGGAAGATTTGCAGGATGAAGCCAGCCGCCGGAATTTCGTGGACACGCTTCCTGAACACGTCCGCGGCTGTTACGGCGGCAACTCGGCCTGCGTGCAACTGGAAGTGGGCGGCAAGAACCTGGTGTTCGATTGCGGCACCGGCCTGCGGGTCCTCGGCCTGGATTTGATGGAACGTGAGTTTCAAAAAGGCAGGGGCGAGGTGAACATCTTCCTGTCGCACACGCACTGGGACCACATCATGGGTCTGCCGTTCTTTCTGCCGCTGTTCACCAAGGGCAACCGCATCCGGTTCTACGGCGTGCACAAGGACATCGGGGAACGGCTCATGAACCAGCAGGACCCACGCTACTTTCCGGTGGCGTTCAGTTCCTTCACCGCCGATGTCGAAGTGCTCACCCTTGACGGAAAGCAAAGCGTCGTGCTGGGTGATGAGGCGGACCCGATCACCGTCACTTGGAAGGAAATGGATCACCCGGGAATGAGTTTTTCCTACCGCGTGGAGTACCGGGGGAAGTCCGTGGTGTACGCCACCGATGCGGAATACAAAAAACTGTCGCCGGATAGTCTCAAACCCACCATCGATTTTTTCCGGGATGCGGACCTGTTGGTCTTCGACTCGCAGTACACCTTCATTGAGGGTGTGGAGAAAGAGGACTGGGGGCACAGCTCGACGTTCATCGGCGTGGACATCGCTCTGGAGGCGAGCGTGCGCAACCTTGCGTTCTATCACCACGAACCCACTTACAGCGATTTCAAGCTGGTCAACATCCTCGACAAAACCCGCAAGTACCTGGCCGCGATTGGCGGCGAATCCCCCCTGAACTGCTTCCTCGCCCGCGAGGGAAAAACCTTCGACCTGCTGGCGGAGTGA
- a CDS encoding alcohol dehydrogenase catalytic domain-containing protein, producing the protein MPRAATLISPRTIELQDRPQATAGEGEVVIGVEHAGVCGTDLALFSGDYPVPLPLVCGHEFVGTVTATGDNVDPAWKGQRVTAEINNTCTAYGSPTPCRACQRNMPSHCQRRTVTGIISRDGAFADEVVVPAGTLHAIPDGVDPVAATLIEPLAAALQTFVMTPPNKNDVVVVLGPGRLGILIVFVASVVHNLEVVAVSRSRDKRDRALQFGASLACPPENARDVIHSMTDGLGADIVVDATGRPEGFAQALGLVRPQGTISAKTTCGLPAEGLDMTKLVVDELCVQGSRCGPFAPAVEILARHQDRLRSLITSLQPLANAQAAIESAFSENKVVLSMQK; encoded by the coding sequence ATGCCCCGCGCCGCCACATTGATTTCACCCCGAACGATCGAATTGCAGGACCGTCCGCAGGCCACGGCCGGTGAAGGAGAAGTGGTGATCGGCGTCGAGCATGCAGGCGTCTGCGGCACGGACCTCGCGCTCTTTTCCGGCGATTATCCGGTCCCCCTGCCCCTGGTGTGTGGTCACGAATTCGTCGGCACCGTCACCGCCACCGGCGACAACGTGGACCCGGCGTGGAAGGGACAACGCGTCACTGCCGAGATCAACAACACCTGCACCGCTTACGGATCGCCCACGCCCTGCCGCGCCTGTCAGCGCAACATGCCCAGCCACTGCCAGAGGCGTACCGTCACCGGCATCATCTCCAGGGACGGCGCCTTCGCCGATGAAGTGGTGGTGCCCGCAGGAACGCTTCACGCCATTCCGGACGGCGTCGACCCCGTCGCCGCGACCCTCATTGAACCTTTGGCGGCGGCACTGCAGACCTTTGTCATGACGCCGCCCAATAAAAACGACGTGGTGGTGGTATTGGGACCCGGCCGCCTCGGCATCCTCATCGTGTTCGTCGCCTCGGTGGTGCACAACCTGGAGGTGGTCGCCGTCTCGCGAAGCCGGGACAAACGCGACCGCGCGCTCCAGTTCGGCGCGTCGCTCGCCTGCCCGCCGGAAAACGCCCGCGATGTGATCCACAGCATGACGGACGGGCTGGGCGCGGACATCGTGGTCGACGCCACCGGCCGGCCGGAAGGCTTCGCGCAGGCGCTGGGACTGGTCCGGCCGCAGGGCACCATCTCCGCAAAAACCACCTGCGGCCTGCCCGCCGAAGGGCTGGACATGACCAAGCTGGTGGTCGATGAGCTGTGCGTGCAGGGTTCGCGTTGCGGTCCCTTCGCGCCCGCCGTCGAAATCCTCGCCCGACACCAGGATCGGCTCCGGTCGCTCATCACTTCTTTACAACCGCTCGCCAACGCTCAAGCCGCCATCGAGTCCGCCTTCTCCGAAAACAAGGTCGTGCTCAGCATGCAGAAATAA
- a CDS encoding hydantoinase B/oxoprolinase family protein encodes MADPNRFRFSIDRGGTFTDVYAEVPGEPGYRVAKLLSEDPDHYADAPVEGIRRVLEEVLGTPLPREGFDASAVEWVRMGTTVATNALLERKGARTALVITKGFADALAIGKQNRPNLFELAIPTPQPLYSAVLEIDERLRLLKPEEIDRTPHAVLCPSGDAVEVLMAPDWDQVRSDLRRLKDEGIESLAVVLLHAYAYDAHEKQIEQLAREIGFGHVSVSSATMPRIKLVERGQTTVVDAALTPHIRRYLEGFRARFQNPRADLLFMQSDGGLVGADQFKGSNAILSGPAGGVVGYAATGFDPNQPQPLIGFDMGGTSTDVSRFDGHYDWVQETEIAGVHLMAPQLDIRTVAAGGGSRLFFQNGMLAVGPESSGAHPGPVCYRKGGHLSLTDANLFLGRLVPEFFPRIFGPEHNEPLDTDATRRAFESLAQDINVEQKQRGEPPLSLEAIALGFVEVANETMARPIRELSIARGHDVRTHVLACFGGAGGQHACAIARSLGIRRILVHRFAGILSAYGLALADVVVEKEEPASWVWGSDSRLKWEPRLAALREQAEDALQAEGFDRASIEVQEFLSLRYEGTDHAVMVWRPSGDDFAAPFRALYRREYGFELEGRAILIDGLRVRGIGKTSRPDVPPLASKEALTSPAAHTDCYFKDGWQKTPVFRLDGMGAEEEIAGPAILLNDTSTLLVEPDCTARITVTGDVEIEVGAASDTKTDTRWDPVQLALFSNRFMSIAEQMGHTLQRTAVSTNIKERQDFSCAVFDPQGGLVANAPHQPVHLGSMGEAVRAQIRLHGDAMQDGDVFLSNHPRAGGTHLPDMTVITPVFEDGRAVFFVASRGHHADIGGSTPGSMPAFSTRIEEEGAAVESFHLVKDGVFQEEALKALLTTPPDIPGYENPGALSGTRALADNVSDLKAQIAANRRGIDLLRSLMKEYSLDVVHAYMGYIQQSAEMAVRDVLKELYRKHGGRPLAAEDRMDDGTPIALRIRLDEDGGAVFDFTGTGKEVAGNCNAPLAVTYSAVLYCLRCLVRRDIPLNQGCLNPVRFVIPEGSILNPSKHAAVAAGNVLTSQRVVDVVLKAFGAAAASQGCMNNLTFGSERFGYYETVGGGAGAGLGWHGRSGVHTHMTNTRITDPEVLEKRYPVLLREFSIRKQSGGAGQYRGGDGLVRELEFLEPLQVTLLCERRVHAPFGLNGGGSAERGINLLLRKDGREDNLGGKNEVRVQPGDRLRLLTPGGGGYGEPGT; translated from the coding sequence ATGGCCGACCCAAACCGTTTCCGATTTTCCATAGACCGCGGCGGCACCTTCACCGACGTGTACGCAGAAGTCCCCGGCGAGCCGGGATACCGCGTGGCCAAACTGTTGTCGGAGGACCCGGACCACTATGCCGATGCGCCGGTCGAGGGCATCCGCCGGGTGCTGGAGGAGGTGCTGGGCACGCCCCTGCCGAGGGAAGGGTTCGATGCGTCCGCCGTCGAGTGGGTGCGCATGGGCACGACAGTGGCGACCAACGCGCTTTTGGAACGTAAGGGCGCGAGGACGGCGCTGGTCATCACGAAGGGGTTTGCCGATGCGCTGGCCATTGGCAAGCAGAACCGGCCAAACCTGTTCGAACTCGCCATTCCCACGCCGCAACCACTTTACTCCGCAGTGCTTGAAATCGACGAACGCCTGCGCCTGCTCAAACCGGAAGAGATCGACCGCACTCCCCACGCCGTCCTGTGTCCTTCCGGCGACGCGGTGGAGGTGCTGATGGCACCCGACTGGGATCAGGTTCGTTCCGATCTGCGACGCCTCAAGGACGAGGGCATCGAAAGCCTTGCCGTGGTCCTGCTCCACGCCTACGCCTACGACGCGCACGAAAAACAAATCGAGCAGTTGGCGCGCGAGATCGGCTTTGGCCACGTGTCGGTGTCGTCGGCCACCATGCCGCGCATCAAGCTGGTGGAACGCGGCCAGACCACGGTGGTGGACGCGGCGCTCACACCGCACATCCGGCGTTACCTCGAAGGCTTCCGCGCACGCTTTCAGAACCCCAGGGCGGATCTGCTGTTCATGCAGTCGGACGGGGGGCTCGTCGGTGCCGACCAGTTCAAAGGCTCGAACGCGATTTTAAGCGGACCCGCCGGCGGCGTGGTGGGCTACGCGGCGACGGGGTTCGATCCCAACCAACCGCAACCGCTCATCGGTTTCGACATGGGCGGCACCTCCACCGACGTGTCGCGCTTCGACGGCCACTACGACTGGGTGCAGGAAACGGAGATCGCGGGCGTGCACCTGATGGCGCCGCAGTTGGATATCCGCACGGTGGCGGCGGGCGGCGGCTCACGCCTGTTCTTCCAGAACGGCATGCTGGCGGTGGGGCCGGAATCTTCTGGCGCGCATCCGGGGCCGGTCTGCTACAGAAAAGGCGGCCACCTGTCGCTCACCGACGCCAACCTGTTTCTGGGCAGGCTGGTGCCGGAGTTTTTCCCTCGCATCTTCGGTCCCGAACATAACGAACCGCTCGACACGGACGCCACGCGCCGCGCCTTCGAATCACTGGCTCAAGACATCAACGTCGAACAAAAACAACGCGGCGAGCCGCCGTTGAGTCTGGAAGCCATCGCGCTGGGCTTTGTCGAGGTGGCGAACGAAACCATGGCGCGGCCCATCCGCGAACTCTCCATCGCCCGCGGCCACGACGTACGCACCCATGTGCTCGCCTGTTTCGGCGGCGCCGGGGGACAGCACGCCTGCGCCATCGCGCGCTCGCTCGGCATCCGCCGCATCCTCGTCCACCGCTTCGCGGGCATCCTCTCGGCTTACGGACTGGCACTCGCCGACGTAGTGGTGGAAAAAGAAGAACCGGCGTCGTGGGTATGGGGTTCGGATAGCAGGCTCAAGTGGGAACCGCGCCTCGCGGCGTTGCGCGAACAGGCCGAAGATGCCTTGCAGGCGGAAGGATTCGATCGCGCCTCCATCGAGGTGCAGGAATTTCTGAGTCTGCGCTATGAGGGGACGGACCATGCCGTTATGGTTTGGCGTCCTTCAGGCGACGACTTCGCCGCCCCGTTCCGCGCGCTGTACCGGCGCGAGTACGGGTTTGAGCTGGAAGGGCGCGCTATTCTCATCGACGGTCTGCGTGTGCGCGGCATCGGCAAAACGTCCCGTCCGGACGTGCCGCCGCTCGCTTCCAAAGAAGCGCTCACTTCACCTGCCGCTCATACGGATTGTTACTTCAAAGACGGCTGGCAAAAGACGCCGGTGTTCCGGCTGGATGGGATGGGGGCGGAAGAGGAGATTGCGGGTCCGGCGATCCTGCTCAACGACACGTCCACCCTTCTGGTGGAACCGGACTGCACGGCGCGCATCACGGTCACCGGCGATGTGGAAATCGAGGTCGGAGCCGCCTCGGATACGAAAACGGACACGCGCTGGGATCCGGTCCAGCTTGCCTTGTTCAGCAACCGCTTCATGTCGATCGCCGAGCAGATGGGGCACACCCTGCAACGCACGGCGGTGTCCACCAACATCAAGGAGCGGCAGGACTTTTCCTGCGCGGTGTTCGATCCGCAGGGCGGGCTCGTCGCCAACGCGCCGCACCAGCCGGTGCACCTGGGGTCGATGGGCGAGGCGGTGCGCGCGCAGATCCGCCTCCACGGCGACGCCATGCAGGACGGCGACGTGTTTCTGTCGAACCATCCACGGGCGGGCGGCACGCACCTGCCGGACATGACGGTCATCACTCCCGTATTCGAAGACGGACGCGCCGTGTTTTTTGTCGCCAGCCGCGGGCACCATGCCGACATCGGCGGCAGTACGCCGGGGTCGATGCCCGCCTTCTCCACGCGCATCGAGGAAGAAGGCGCGGCGGTCGAATCGTTTCACCTGGTGAAAGACGGCGTGTTTCAGGAAGAGGCGCTCAAGGCATTGCTCACCACGCCGCCGGACATCCCGGGTTATGAAAACCCCGGCGCGCTTTCCGGCACGCGCGCGCTGGCGGACAATGTGTCCGACCTCAAAGCGCAAATCGCCGCCAATCGGCGGGGCATCGATCTCCTCCGTTCGCTAATGAAAGAATACTCGCTGGACGTGGTGCATGCGTACATGGGCTACATCCAGCAGAGCGCGGAGATGGCGGTGCGCGACGTGTTGAAAGAGTTGTACCGGAAACATGGCGGACGGCCGCTGGCGGCGGAAGACCGGATGGACGACGGCACGCCGATTGCCTTACGGATCCGGCTGGACGAAGACGGCGGTGCGGTGTTCGATTTCACTGGTACGGGGAAGGAGGTGGCGGGCAACTGCAATGCGCCGCTGGCGGTGACCTACTCGGCGGTGCTCTACTGCCTGCGTTGTCTGGTGCGCCGCGATATCCCGCTCAACCAGGGATGCCTCAACCCGGTGCGATTCGTCATCCCGGAGGGATCGATCCTGAATCCCTCCAAACACGCGGCGGTGGCGGCGGGCAATGTGCTGACCTCGCAACGTGTGGTGGACGTGGTGCTGAAAGCGTTCGGTGCGGCGGCGGCCTCGCAGGGGTGCATGAACAATCTCACCTTCGGCAGTGAACGCTTCGGTTATTACGAGACCGTCGGCGGCGGTGCGGGGGCGGGACTGGGCTGGCACGGCCGCTCCGGCGTGCACACGCACATGACCAACACGCGCATCACCGATCCCGAGGTGCTGGAGAAACGCTATCCCGTACTGCTTCGCGAGTTCTCCATCCGCAAACAATCGGGCGGGGCGGGGCAGTACCGGGGAGGCGACGGACTCGTCCGCGAGCTCGAGTTTTTAGAACCATTGCAGGTGACTTTGCTGTGCGAACGCCGCGTGCACGCGCCGTTTGGATTGAACGGCGGTGGCTCTGCCGAACGCGGGATCAACCTGCTCCTCCGCAAAGACGGCAGGGAAGATAACCTCGGCGGCAAGAATGAAGTCCGCGTCCAACCCGGCGACCGCCTGCGCCTGCTCACTCCCGGCGGGGGCGGGTACGGCGAACCGGGGACGTGA
- a CDS encoding YkgJ family cysteine cluster protein, giving the protein MTTQFADHNGIYLYGMTDPEDLRRYIQQKYAEAEIQYAYEHLLEGAKALAKQEKIPPIQALWKILDRAYEEKAPPLTCQKGCAHCCHTGVMITELEWEEMVNAARRKGIDLNDVIERAGKSIHKVEKTLESGIDPDKVDWYTMVINQPCPFLEEDQSCAIHENRPLDCRTMVAFREVCDSKKLEHAQRGAVIEEAVAPTVIARLQYEQTPKFKRRKFTGSQKLRLIQHWLLVWKQKQKKKKKK; this is encoded by the coding sequence ATGACCACCCAGTTCGCCGACCACAATGGCATTTATCTTTACGGCATGACCGACCCGGAAGACCTGCGCCGTTACATCCAGCAGAAGTACGCCGAGGCGGAAATCCAGTACGCTTACGAACACCTGCTGGAAGGCGCGAAAGCGCTGGCGAAGCAGGAAAAGATTCCACCCATCCAGGCGCTGTGGAAGATCCTCGATCGCGCTTATGAAGAAAAAGCGCCGCCTCTCACCTGTCAGAAAGGATGCGCCCACTGCTGTCACACCGGCGTCATGATCACCGAGCTGGAATGGGAAGAGATGGTGAACGCCGCGCGAAGAAAAGGCATCGACCTTAACGACGTCATCGAGCGCGCCGGGAAAAGCATACACAAGGTGGAGAAGACGCTGGAGTCTGGCATCGACCCGGACAAGGTGGACTGGTACACCATGGTCATCAACCAGCCCTGCCCGTTTCTGGAAGAGGACCAGAGTTGCGCCATTCACGAGAACCGGCCGCTGGACTGCCGCACCATGGTGGCGTTCCGCGAGGTGTGCGATTCCAAGAAACTGGAACACGCGCAACGCGGCGCGGTGATAGAGGAAGCCGTCGCGCCGACGGTCATCGCACGCCTGCAATACGAGCAGACGCCGAAGTTCAAGCGCCGCAAGTTCACCGGGTCGCAGAAACTGCGCCTCATCCAGCACTGGCTTCTCGTATGGAAACAGAAGCAGAAGAAAAAGAAAAAAAAGTAA
- a CDS encoding carboxymuconolactone decarboxylase family protein — MEKVTTKAQELLDEAEKGFGFVPNVLKELAVSPETLDLYLSGTKIMNDTVLDEREKQMVILAVSTYNGCGYCKAAHGMVAKKAGASHGDIEAVKNKTPLKNERDQHLVDATFHTLEKKGRLSADDLKEFEDWGIDRRQVFEIVGIIALKTITNYANHIAHTDLDDVFKQG; from the coding sequence ATGGAAAAAGTCACCACCAAAGCACAGGAACTCCTCGACGAAGCGGAAAAAGGATTCGGCTTCGTGCCCAATGTTTTAAAAGAACTGGCAGTCAGCCCGGAGACATTGGACCTGTACCTGAGCGGCACGAAGATCATGAACGACACCGTGCTCGACGAGCGCGAGAAGCAAATGGTCATTCTTGCGGTGTCTACTTACAACGGTTGCGGTTACTGCAAGGCGGCGCACGGCATGGTGGCGAAAAAAGCGGGAGCGAGCCACGGAGACATCGAGGCGGTCAAAAACAAAACGCCGCTCAAAAACGAGCGCGACCAGCATCTGGTGGACGCCACGTTCCACACGCTGGAGAAAAAAGGCCGGCTGAGTGCCGACGACCTGAAAGAGTTCGAGGACTGGGGCATCGACCGCCGCCAGGTGTTCGAGATCGTCGGCATCATCGCGCTCAAAACCATCACCAACTACGCCAACCACATCGCCCACACCGACCTCGACGACGTGTTCAAACAGGGATGA
- a CDS encoding DUF1844 domain-containing protein, whose translation MSKDEEEKEKSSFSFQDRRSSHLSEQDNQQQEQEIKKEQEKQAQKHAEQEDTHAHGQAGQMEINFSTFVLSLTSSAFYYLGDIPDPMTGQVQENLPAVQQTIDILTMLKAKTQNNLDHEEQKLLEQLIYELQMKYIAKQKKG comes from the coding sequence ATGAGCAAAGACGAAGAAGAAAAGGAAAAAAGCAGTTTCAGTTTCCAGGATCGCCGGTCCTCCCACCTGTCGGAACAAGATAACCAGCAACAGGAACAGGAAATCAAGAAAGAGCAGGAGAAACAGGCTCAAAAGCATGCCGAGCAGGAGGACACGCACGCACACGGTCAGGCGGGGCAAATGGAAATCAACTTTTCCACTTTCGTGCTGTCACTCACCTCGTCCGCTTTCTATTACCTGGGCGACATCCCCGATCCCATGACCGGCCAGGTGCAGGAAAACCTGCCCGCGGTCCAGCAGACCATCGATATCCTCACCATGCTCAAGGCGAAAACGCAGAACAACCTCGACCACGAGGAACAGAAACTGCTGGAGCAGTTGATCTACGAGCTTCAGATGAAATACATCGCCAAGCAGAAAAAAGGCTAG
- a CDS encoding HDOD domain-containing protein yields MREQILETIQEKKNIPPLPDILHRLEAKIGSPKSQISDIAILIETEPILSGRLIQLSNSVIFGGTSFKVDRLPDAIIRLGLKMILDLAYTLELPKLFQGKSVISQKKFWQHSLAVAILSRLLGENLKKLNCDPDPCYLSGLMHDIGIMVFSFVVPKEYDAFLKEVRGINKPLHLLEQKRFGIAHPELGAEFIRKWWPIPSNVTLAVEKHFLHLSEKGRKFPTLLSVIMANSIANHHGMDHGISAYKEDLDRAFLQAYGLTPNLLDEMIDKTRDSLHMAQEVLYK; encoded by the coding sequence ATGCGGGAACAAATTCTGGAAACCATCCAGGAGAAGAAGAATATCCCTCCCTTGCCGGATATCCTGCACCGGCTGGAGGCTAAAATTGGCAGTCCGAAAAGCCAGATCAGCGACATCGCCATCCTCATTGAAACCGAGCCCATTCTGTCCGGGCGGTTGATCCAGCTTTCCAACAGCGTGATTTTTGGCGGGACCAGTTTCAAGGTGGACCGGCTTCCCGACGCCATCATCCGGCTCGGCCTGAAGATGATCCTCGACCTGGCCTACACGCTGGAGTTGCCCAAGCTGTTCCAGGGGAAAAGCGTTATCAGTCAAAAGAAATTCTGGCAACATTCCCTGGCGGTGGCTATTTTGTCGCGCCTGCTGGGGGAGAATTTAAAGAAGCTGAATTGCGATCCCGACCCGTGTTACCTTTCCGGCCTGATGCACGACATCGGGATCATGGTCTTCAGCTTTGTGGTGCCGAAGGAATACGACGCCTTCCTCAAGGAGGTGCGCGGCATCAACAAGCCTTTGCACTTACTGGAACAAAAGCGATTCGGCATCGCCCATCCGGAACTGGGCGCGGAGTTCATAAGGAAATGGTGGCCGATTCCCTCCAACGTCACCCTTGCCGTGGAAAAGCATTTCCTCCACCTATCGGAAAAAGGAAGAAAGTTTCCCACTCTCCTGAGCGTCATCATGGCCAACAGCATCGCCAACCATCACGGAATGGACCACGGGATATCCGCCTACAAGGAGGACTTGGACCGTGCTTTCCTTCAGGCTTATGGATTGACCCCCAACCTGCTGGATGAGATGATCGACAAAACCCGCGACAGTCTGCATATGGCGCAGGAAGTGCTTTATAAATGA